From the Acinetobacter wanghuae genome, one window contains:
- a CDS encoding DUF445 domain-containing protein, whose product MPTDTIAPSLQRSKRFATIALVLAVLAWLALMVAAKLLPEYVWLIHILMLSAEAGVVGGLADWYAITVLFRNPFGKLPIPKFLRDHTEIIPRNKARIAESMGRFVQENFLSPQIVSRTLADTDLSLAAGHWLANPQNNTQVMQVIQQSVPKIFEFVGQEQISGFIQSNSVQWVKNTQINHLASEMLRAVLENDFHQDVLQRGLDLAHEWMINHPEKTQDITRNLFKEMGVWKLAKGASWIGIDVQQRSIDSVIGRVEAMLADPDHPWRLKIEESANVIMLELADENSQTSQRLNQSKNALLDSPQVLNFISGAVAILCDAIKNDLEQANSGIAENIRIAIQQVGQNIISNPSVRELLNTRLSSIAVDLSDQYSEKIILFISERIHEWDSREMIDKIENEVGGDLHMIRVNGVVVGAFIGMVLGIIRAIVEYWL is encoded by the coding sequence ATGCCGACAGACACCATTGCACCCAGCCTACAACGCAGTAAACGCTTTGCCACCATTGCCTTAGTACTTGCAGTTTTGGCATGGTTGGCTTTGATGGTGGCAGCCAAGCTATTACCAGAATACGTTTGGCTGATTCATATTCTCATGCTGTCTGCTGAGGCGGGTGTGGTCGGTGGGCTCGCCGATTGGTATGCCATTACTGTGTTATTTCGCAATCCTTTTGGCAAATTACCTATTCCAAAGTTTTTACGCGATCACACCGAAATTATTCCACGTAATAAAGCCCGTATTGCTGAGTCCATGGGGCGATTTGTTCAAGAAAATTTCTTATCACCGCAAATTGTGTCACGTACCCTTGCCGATACAGATTTAAGTCTTGCCGCAGGACATTGGCTTGCCAACCCTCAAAATAATACGCAAGTGATGCAAGTGATTCAGCAATCAGTTCCGAAGATTTTTGAGTTTGTGGGTCAGGAGCAAATTTCAGGTTTTATTCAAAGTAATAGCGTGCAATGGGTAAAAAACACCCAAATCAATCATTTAGCCAGTGAAATGCTGCGTGCTGTTTTAGAAAATGACTTCCATCAAGATGTTTTACAACGCGGTCTAGATTTAGCCCATGAATGGATGATCAATCATCCAGAAAAAACCCAAGACATTACGCGCAATTTATTTAAAGAAATGGGTGTTTGGAAGCTTGCCAAAGGTGCCAGTTGGATTGGCATTGATGTGCAACAACGCAGTATCGATTCAGTGATTGGGCGGGTCGAAGCCATGCTTGCCGATCCTGATCATCCTTGGCGCTTAAAAATTGAAGAATCTGCCAATGTTATTATGCTTGAACTGGCAGATGAAAATAGTCAAACCAGTCAGCGCTTAAACCAAAGTAAAAATGCCCTACTCGATAGCCCACAAGTATTGAATTTTATTAGTGGTGCGGTTGCCATCTTATGTGATGCGATTAAAAACGATTTGGAACAAGCCAATTCAGGTATTGCAGAAAATATCCGGATTGCGATTCAACAAGTCGGACAAAACATTATCTCTAACCCGTCTGTACGTGAATTACTCAATACCCGTCTGAGCAGTATTGCCGTCGATTTAAGTGATCAATATAGCGAGAAAATCATTCTCTTCATTAGTGAACGTATTCACGAATGGGACTCGCGCGAAATGATTGATAAAATTGAAAATGAAGTCGGTGGTGACTTGCATATGATCCGCGTCAATGGGGTCGTGGTCGGTGCATTTATTGGAATGGTATTAGGTATTATTCGCGCCATCGTTGAATATTGGCTTTAA
- a CDS encoding IS30 family transposase, with protein MNYTHLTQEERYQISTLLREGFSKRYIAWRLNRSPSTISREINRNRARNGYFAKHASKLARRRHCSNPKRIPDEIWAHVIFYLELQWSPEQIASRVSVSLHSIYRLIRQDKNKGGTLFHHLRFRNQRKRKYGSPETRGQLANRKSIHDRPIEIEQRHRFGDLEIDTIVGKNHQQSLVSIVDRKTGYLWLKKCSSRKAEEVCQTTISLLEPIKHQLKTITADNGKEFSLHEYAAQALEIDWYFADPYSAWQRGTNENTNGLVRQYIRKGSNLNQYTDEYISEITARINHRPRKRLGFKSPSQVLWQQHGVALQMLI; from the coding sequence ATGAACTATACTCATCTTACTCAAGAAGAAAGATATCAGATTTCTACATTGTTACGTGAAGGATTTTCTAAACGTTATATTGCTTGGAGACTGAATCGTTCACCTTCCACTATTTCTAGAGAAATCAATCGTAATCGAGCTAGAAATGGTTATTTCGCTAAGCATGCCAGTAAACTCGCTCGAAGACGCCATTGCTCCAATCCTAAAAGAATCCCTGATGAAATATGGGCACATGTCATCTTTTATCTTGAACTTCAATGGAGTCCTGAACAGATTGCTTCTCGTGTTTCAGTCAGCCTGCATTCAATTTATCGTTTAATACGACAGGATAAAAATAAGGGCGGTACTCTCTTTCATCACCTACGGTTCAGAAATCAAAGAAAGAGGAAATACGGCTCTCCTGAAACTCGTGGTCAACTGGCTAATCGTAAAAGCATTCATGATAGACCGATTGAGATTGAACAGCGTCATCGTTTTGGTGATCTAGAGATAGATACGATTGTGGGTAAGAATCATCAGCAATCATTGGTCTCAATTGTAGATCGCAAGACAGGTTATTTGTGGTTGAAGAAGTGTAGCTCACGCAAAGCAGAAGAAGTTTGCCAAACAACGATCAGTTTACTTGAGCCAATTAAGCATCAACTCAAAACAATTACCGCAGATAATGGTAAGGAGTTTAGTCTGCATGAATATGCTGCTCAAGCATTAGAAATAGATTGGTATTTCGCAGATCCTTATAGCGCTTGGCAACGAGGTACGAATGAAAATACTAATGGCTTAGTCAGACAATACATTAGAAAAGGAAGTAACTTAAATCAGTATACGGACGAATATATTTCAGAAATAACAGCCCGTATCAATCATCGTCCAAGAAAAAGACTCGGCTTTAAAAGTCCGAGTCAGGTATTATGGCAACAACATGGTGTTGCACTTCAAATGCTAATCTAA
- a CDS encoding ankyrin repeat domain-containing protein, protein MQRIILASILTFSSAFAHVAIAKDISPAKSAASAQMTSQQELIALFFAAAKTGNDEVINEFLKHGFPVDVRNVDGYTPLMMAAYYGQQSIVSTLLLKHGADRCARDKKGNTALMGALFKMEFAVAKQLRSVDCDANAKKTGQKTTAEFAKVIGQEKQLQKIIQEAEKSKSK, encoded by the coding sequence ATGCAACGTATCATTTTAGCCAGTATTCTTACGTTTAGCTCCGCATTCGCACACGTAGCGATCGCAAAGGATATCTCCCCCGCTAAAAGCGCGGCTAGCGCTCAGATGACCTCACAACAGGAATTGATAGCGCTGTTCTTTGCCGCAGCGAAAACCGGCAATGATGAAGTGATTAATGAATTTCTCAAGCATGGTTTTCCAGTCGATGTACGTAATGTCGATGGCTATACCCCATTGATGATGGCGGCCTATTATGGTCAGCAAAGCATTGTCAGCACTTTGCTGCTGAAACATGGTGCTGACCGCTGTGCGCGTGATAAAAAAGGCAATACTGCTTTAATGGGTGCTTTATTTAAAATGGAATTTGCTGTCGCTAAACAATTGCGTAGCGTCGATTGTGATGCTAATGCTAAAAAAACCGGTCAAAAAACCACAGCAGAATTTGCCAAAGTGATTGGGCAAGAAAAGCAGTTACAAAAAATTATTCAAGAAGCGGAAAAATCGAAATCAAAATAA
- the serB gene encoding phosphoserine phosphatase SerB has product MREIILISFLGPDQPNQFTRLMQVLSAYSLQILDVGQAVIHNQLTLGIVVSSDDQTATALAMKEILILAHDIGLTVRFKPISATVYDQWVKEGGRTRYIVTALAPELKASHLQAVTNIVSSQGFNIETVTRLSGRPELDGSSIGPKRACVEFGLKGQMLDAAAMRGACLRLSTELNVDVAVQEDNAYRRNRRLVCFDMDSTLIEQEVIDELAIEAGVGAQVAEITERAMQGELDFQASFRARVALLKGMDASVLPKIAERLTITEGAERLISTLKSLGYRTAILSGGFQYFAEYLQAKLGIDEVHANILDVQDGMVTGEVKGHIVDGARKALLLTQIAEDMGISLEQAIAVGDGANDLPMLSIAGLGVAFRAKPLVRQNANQAISSVGLDGVLYLLGVHDKDLNRV; this is encoded by the coding sequence ATGCGAGAAATCATTCTTATATCATTCTTAGGACCTGACCAGCCTAATCAATTTACACGATTAATGCAGGTACTGTCCGCTTATTCCTTACAGATTTTAGATGTGGGACAAGCGGTTATCCATAACCAACTGACTTTAGGTATTGTTGTATCGTCTGATGACCAAACTGCAACAGCATTAGCCATGAAGGAAATCCTGATTCTAGCACATGATATCGGGTTAACAGTGCGCTTTAAACCGATCTCTGCAACTGTTTATGATCAATGGGTAAAAGAAGGCGGTCGTACACGTTATATCGTGACGGCTTTAGCCCCTGAATTAAAAGCATCTCATCTACAAGCTGTGACAAATATTGTTTCAAGTCAGGGCTTTAATATTGAAACGGTGACTCGACTGTCAGGTCGTCCAGAACTTGATGGTTCAAGCATCGGTCCAAAGCGTGCTTGTGTTGAATTTGGCCTAAAAGGTCAAATGCTCGATGCTGCAGCGATGCGTGGGGCATGTTTACGTTTATCGACTGAACTGAATGTCGATGTCGCGGTGCAAGAGGACAATGCATATCGTCGTAACCGCCGTTTGGTATGCTTCGATATGGACTCAACGCTGATTGAGCAAGAAGTGATTGATGAGCTTGCGATTGAAGCGGGTGTAGGCGCTCAAGTGGCTGAAATCACAGAGCGTGCGATGCAAGGTGAACTGGACTTCCAAGCGAGCTTCCGTGCGCGCGTTGCCTTACTCAAAGGTATGGATGCATCGGTACTGCCAAAAATTGCAGAACGCCTCACCATTACGGAGGGTGCAGAGCGTCTAATCTCAACGCTTAAATCATTAGGCTACCGTACCGCGATTCTATCAGGTGGTTTCCAGTACTTTGCAGAGTATCTTCAAGCCAAATTGGGAATTGATGAAGTCCATGCCAATATTTTGGATGTACAAGATGGCATGGTGACAGGTGAAGTCAAAGGTCATATTGTCGATGGCGCGCGTAAAGCCTTGCTATTAACGCAAATTGCTGAAGATATGGGCATTTCACTAGAGCAAGCGATTGCAGTGGGTGATGGTGCGAATGATTTACCTATGCTCTCAATCGCAGGTTTAGGAGTCGCATTCCGCGCGAAACCTTTAGTACGTCAAAATGCCAATCAGGCAATTTCGAGTGTCGGTTTAGATGGTGTCTTGTACCTATTAGGTGTACACGACAAAGACTTAAATCGCGTTTAA
- the dtd gene encoding D-aminoacyl-tRNA deacylase, producing MRALLQRVLEAKVVVDGETTGQIEHGILVFLGIGKEDTLEKGKKLIDKILKYRFFDDEDGKMGWNITQAGGGLLLVSQFTLMAQTTKGLRPDFGPAMPPAAAKELYEQLVEYAKSQFENVQTGIFAADMKVHLVNDGPVTFNLEVE from the coding sequence ATGCGCGCGCTTTTACAACGAGTTCTTGAAGCCAAAGTGGTGGTCGACGGCGAAACCACAGGTCAAATTGAACACGGCATTTTGGTTTTTTTAGGCATTGGTAAAGAAGATACGTTAGAAAAAGGCAAAAAGCTGATTGATAAGATATTGAAATATCGTTTCTTTGATGATGAAGATGGCAAAATGGGTTGGAATATTACTCAAGCGGGCGGCGGTTTACTTTTGGTTTCACAGTTCACCTTAATGGCACAAACTACAAAAGGCTTACGTCCAGATTTTGGGCCTGCCATGCCGCCTGCTGCAGCAAAAGAGCTGTATGAGCAATTGGTTGAATATGCAAAGTCCCAGTTTGAAAATGTACAAACAGGTATCTTTGCAGCGGATATGAAAGTGCATTTGGTCAATGATGGACCTGTGACGTTTAATTTAGAAGTAGAATAA
- a CDS encoding DUF924 family protein: MNYDDILQFWYAPETQPYWFSKSDEFDQTLSAKFGTILQQAAQAELWSWRKSPEGRLAEIIVLDQFSRNIYRDTAQAFAQDSLALALAQEAISLDLDKQLSPEQRSFLYMPFMHSESKLMHEFAVKLFQRLGNPTNLEFEKKHKMIIDRFGRYPHRNQILGRESTAEEIQFLTEPNSSF; the protein is encoded by the coding sequence ATGAATTATGACGATATCTTACAGTTTTGGTATGCACCCGAAACGCAGCCGTATTGGTTTTCAAAAAGTGATGAATTTGACCAAACCCTAAGTGCTAAATTTGGCACTATTTTGCAACAAGCTGCTCAGGCTGAACTTTGGTCATGGCGTAAAAGCCCTGAAGGTCGTTTGGCTGAGATCATTGTACTCGATCAATTTTCACGAAACATTTATCGCGATACAGCACAAGCCTTTGCCCAAGACAGTTTGGCATTGGCGCTCGCGCAAGAAGCCATTAGCTTAGATTTAGATAAGCAACTGAGTCCTGAGCAGCGTTCATTTTTATATATGCCCTTTATGCATAGCGAATCGAAGTTGATGCATGAATTCGCTGTAAAATTATTTCAACGTTTGGGCAATCCGACCAATTTAGAATTTGAAAAAAAGCATAAAATGATTATTGATCGCTTTGGACGCTACCCACATCGCAATCAAATTTTAGGACGTGAATCGACAGCAGAAGAAATTCAATTTCTGACTGAACCGAATAGCAGTTTCTAA
- the aciT gene encoding AciT family ciprofloxacin tolerance protein, giving the protein MLTANLATLLGLGLVAAAVLAVLFSPYRRWLSFMVAGMLVWGLIEVIRFGTQTLFELPMTYSYLAALTTVMVVVTLLLLREDRRAERASVKRHCIEHTPVYEDDQQQLPSR; this is encoded by the coding sequence ATGTTGACAGCGAATTTAGCAACCTTGCTTGGTTTAGGCTTAGTGGCTGCGGCTGTACTTGCTGTTTTGTTCTCGCCTTATCGCCGCTGGTTAAGTTTTATGGTTGCCGGAATGTTGGTCTGGGGTTTGATTGAGGTCATTCGTTTTGGTACGCAAACCTTATTTGAGCTACCAATGACTTACAGCTATTTAGCAGCATTAACCACAGTGATGGTGGTGGTGACTTTATTATTATTACGTGAAGACCGCCGTGCAGAACGTGCTTCGGTTAAACGCCACTGCATTGAACATACGCCTGTGTATGAAGATGATCAGCAGCAGTTACCAAGCCGTTAA
- a CDS encoding sulfurtransferase, translated as MTAFNFPLLIEAEDLLPHLDHDKLRIVDLSRASVYEQLHIPHAIHLKPKLLVRQDEQAMGLFPEQEQLEELIRYLNISPEHHVVAYDDEGGAWAGRLLWNLHCIGFENTSLLNGGIHAWLGAGLATSSDQEKIAPVDKLVQIDLSQKNKYHIDYDTLRSQVEQGQIQIWDCRTEDEYTGLRLAARRGGHIPGARHFEWSTALNRQNHLKLHPLQRTEQRLEQLGFDLKQPVVVYCQSHHRSGLAYMLGRLLGWQIQAYDGAWSEWGNRLDSPIATGEFPS; from the coding sequence ATGACCGCTTTTAATTTTCCTTTGCTCATTGAAGCAGAAGATTTGCTACCGCATTTAGACCATGACAAACTCAGAATTGTCGATTTAAGTCGTGCTTCCGTGTATGAGCAGTTGCATATTCCACATGCGATTCATCTCAAGCCAAAATTATTAGTTCGTCAAGACGAACAAGCCATGGGGCTATTTCCAGAACAAGAACAGCTTGAAGAATTGATCCGTTATTTAAATATTTCCCCTGAGCACCATGTCGTTGCATACGATGATGAAGGTGGTGCTTGGGCGGGGCGATTACTGTGGAACTTACATTGTATTGGCTTTGAAAATACCAGTTTACTCAATGGCGGAATTCACGCATGGCTTGGTGCAGGCTTAGCAACATCGTCAGATCAAGAAAAAATCGCGCCCGTCGACAAGCTCGTTCAAATTGATTTATCACAAAAAAATAAATACCACATTGACTATGACACGCTGCGTTCACAGGTGGAACAAGGTCAGATTCAAATTTGGGATTGCCGCACTGAAGATGAATATACTGGGTTACGTTTAGCAGCGCGACGCGGCGGTCACATTCCGGGGGCACGTCATTTCGAGTGGAGTACTGCCCTTAATCGTCAAAATCATTTAAAATTACATCCATTACAGCGCACAGAGCAGCGCTTGGAACAACTCGGTTTTGACTTAAAACAGCCTGTTGTGGTGTATTGTCAGTCGCATCATCGTTCAGGTTTGGCTTATATGTTAGGACGTTTATTGGGTTGGCAAATTCAAGCCTATGATGGTGCGTGGAGTGAGTGGGGCAACCGCCTCGATAGTCCAATCGCTACGGGGGAGTTCCCATCTTGA
- the pncB gene encoding nicotinate phosphoribosyltransferase, which yields MAPIIHSLLDTDLYKFTMLQVVLHKFPQTHSVYHFRCRNLEDTVYPLVEILDELNEQLDLLCTLNFKEDELQYLRSLRFIKSDFVDYLELFQLKRRFIKASIDSEGRLDIWVEGPMVQAMMFEIFVLAIVNELYFRRIRSDAVLAEGQRRLDAKVELLKHYAELQGAEEPPFLVSDFGTRRRYSFAWQKHVVEELHKAAPNVFRGTSNVLLAKELGITPIGTMAHEFLQAFQALDVRLRNFQKSALETWVQEYRGDLGIALTDVVGMDAFLRDFDLYFAKLFDGLRHDSGDPYEWGDKAYAHYKKLKVDSKTKMLTFSDGLNIEKAWALHQYFKDRFQVSFGIGTNLTNDMGQTALNIVLKLVECNGQSVAKISDSPGKTMTDNDTFLAYLRQVFDITEPA from the coding sequence ATGGCGCCAATCATTCATTCTTTGTTAGATACGGACTTGTACAAATTCACGATGTTACAAGTGGTCTTGCATAAATTTCCGCAAACACACAGTGTCTATCATTTCCGTTGTCGTAACCTTGAGGATACAGTCTATCCTTTGGTTGAAATCCTTGATGAATTGAATGAACAGCTCGATTTACTCTGTACCTTAAATTTTAAAGAAGATGAGTTGCAGTATCTGCGTAGCTTACGTTTTATCAAAAGTGACTTTGTCGATTATCTTGAATTATTCCAACTTAAACGTCGTTTTATTAAAGCCAGTATCGACAGTGAAGGTCGCTTAGACATTTGGGTTGAAGGACCGATGGTACAAGCGATGATGTTTGAAATCTTCGTTTTAGCCATCGTGAATGAACTGTATTTCCGACGTATTCGTTCTGATGCTGTTTTGGCAGAAGGACAGCGTCGTTTAGATGCAAAAGTTGAATTGCTGAAACATTATGCTGAATTACAGGGTGCAGAAGAGCCACCATTCTTGGTATCTGATTTTGGTACGCGTCGTCGTTATAGCTTTGCGTGGCAAAAGCACGTGGTTGAAGAGCTACATAAAGCAGCACCGAATGTATTCCGCGGAACCAGCAATGTTTTACTCGCGAAAGAATTAGGCATCACCCCAATTGGTACGATGGCGCATGAATTCCTTCAAGCATTCCAAGCCTTAGATGTGCGGTTACGTAATTTCCAAAAATCTGCGCTGGAAACATGGGTACAAGAATACCGCGGTGATTTAGGTATTGCACTGACTGATGTCGTCGGTATGGATGCCTTCTTACGTGATTTTGATTTGTACTTTGCTAAATTATTTGATGGCTTACGTCATGACAGTGGCGATCCCTATGAATGGGGCGATAAAGCCTATGCCCATTACAAAAAGTTGAAAGTCGATAGTAAAACCAAAATGCTGACCTTTAGTGATGGTTTAAATATCGAAAAAGCATGGGCGTTGCATCAATACTTTAAAGATCGATTCCAAGTCAGTTTTGGTATTGGCACCAATTTAACCAATGATATGGGACAAACCGCCCTGAATATCGTGTTGAAATTAGTGGAATGCAATGGTCAATCGGTCGCTAAAATTTCCGATAGTCCGGGTAAAACCATGACGGATAATGATACCTTCTTGGCTTATTTACGTCAGGTCTTTGATATTACTGAGCCTGCTTAA
- a CDS encoding SPOR domain-containing protein: MFGKTQRGVSERPNKPKKPLIPTWLGTLVIILIVLSFLMALLLWKPWEPVKPKNHITSEHYQEEDDTNKDYRFYDLLPQQQVTPIPEQAIPETKSQDAVVIVEAPQAEVEEPTEPGLETAETAKPAQSYILQVRSFDDPDQADARRAEIILNGLSADVVRSVEGGKVWYRVVSGPYDSADAAIIAQQTLQHSGIDSIVVKR; this comes from the coding sequence GTGTTTGGAAAAACTCAGCGCGGTGTATCTGAAAGACCGAACAAGCCGAAAAAACCATTGATTCCTACGTGGCTCGGTACACTCGTCATCATTTTGATTGTTTTGAGTTTTTTAATGGCGCTTTTGCTATGGAAACCGTGGGAACCGGTTAAACCTAAAAATCATATTACCTCTGAACACTATCAAGAAGAAGATGACACCAATAAAGACTATCGTTTTTATGATCTACTTCCGCAACAACAAGTGACCCCAATTCCAGAACAAGCCATTCCTGAAACGAAAAGTCAGGATGCAGTTGTGATTGTTGAAGCCCCACAAGCAGAAGTTGAAGAACCTACTGAACCCGGTTTAGAAACTGCTGAGACTGCAAAACCGGCTCAATCTTATATTCTACAAGTACGTAGTTTTGACGATCCCGATCAAGCGGACGCACGTCGTGCCGAGATTATCTTAAATGGTCTATCTGCAGATGTGGTACGTAGTGTCGAAGGGGGGAAAGTGTGGTATCGCGTTGTTTCAGGTCCGTATGATTCAGCCGATGCAGCGATCATTGCACAGCAAACCTTACAACACAGTGGGATTGATTCCATCGTTGTAAAACGCTAA
- the asd gene encoding archaetidylserine decarboxylase (Phosphatidylserine decarboxylase is synthesized as a single chain precursor. Generation of the pyruvoyl active site from a Ser is coupled to cleavage of a Gly-Ser bond between the larger (beta) and smaller (alpha chains). It is an integral membrane protein.), with translation MSIASRLKKQIFIQAQRVVPQHRLSRVVGKLAASENLIVKNAVITAFKAQYGIDMSIAEQQNALKFKSFNEFFTRALKDGVRAVDADPTSIVSPADGAISQLGKIENGDVFQAKGQKFTVENLIADPQLAEPFKNGQFATVYLSPKDYHRVHMPFAGTLTETLYVPGELFSVNQTTAENIPGLFARNERMVCLFDTELGRMAVVLVGAMIVAGIETVATGKVKPSGRIELNQHDLFLEKGAELGRFYLGSTAVVLFEENKMQWDAAFRANSEVVMGEAMGHTI, from the coding sequence TTGAGCATCGCATCACGTTTAAAAAAACAAATCTTCATTCAAGCTCAACGTGTGGTGCCACAGCATCGTTTATCACGCGTGGTCGGTAAATTGGCTGCAAGTGAAAATCTTATTGTTAAAAATGCAGTGATCACTGCTTTTAAAGCGCAATACGGCATTGATATGTCGATTGCAGAACAACAAAATGCATTGAAATTTAAATCATTTAATGAATTCTTTACGCGCGCCTTAAAAGACGGTGTGCGTGCAGTCGATGCAGATCCGACGAGCATTGTGTCTCCTGCGGATGGTGCTATTTCACAGTTAGGTAAGATTGAAAATGGAGATGTATTCCAAGCCAAAGGACAAAAATTTACCGTTGAAAATTTAATTGCCGATCCGCAATTGGCTGAACCATTTAAAAATGGTCAGTTCGCGACTGTGTATTTATCACCAAAAGATTATCACCGTGTGCATATGCCATTTGCAGGCACACTGACAGAAACCCTGTATGTGCCAGGTGAGTTGTTCTCAGTGAATCAAACTACAGCGGAAAATATTCCGGGTTTGTTTGCGCGTAACGAACGTATGGTGTGTTTATTTGATACTGAACTTGGTCGTATGGCGGTTGTACTAGTTGGTGCAATGATTGTGGCGGGTATTGAAACTGTCGCGACGGGTAAAGTGAAGCCATCAGGTCGTATTGAGTTAAATCAACATGATTTATTCTTGGAGAAGGGCGCAGAGCTTGGTCGTTTCTATCTCGGTTCAACGGCTGTGGTCTTATTTGAAGAAAATAAAATGCAGTGGGATGCGGCGTTTAGAGCCAATTCAGAAGTGGTGATGGGTGAAGCAATGGGGCATACCATTTAA
- a CDS encoding CC0125/CC1285 family lipoprotein, with protein MKTWILGLAAAAVIGLSGCASTPTKPRTFDQLGQFSTTPLNQQTYRVSFKALPNMSFGTAEEIALLKSAQTTVQQGFQFFKVIDDPSNRTQQPPREAVVYPAPRYHSYGYYRRGAFAWPDPFYDAPYSVTVDPAQVAYTIQCYKEKQAPSDAFDARLILQSLGQKYGLGPTGEVLQPQTTTPAQ; from the coding sequence ATGAAAACATGGATCTTAGGACTCGCAGCTGCCGCTGTGATCGGTCTTTCAGGATGTGCTTCAACTCCAACAAAACCTCGTACTTTTGATCAATTAGGTCAATTTAGCACCACGCCATTGAACCAACAGACTTATCGGGTCAGCTTTAAAGCCTTACCCAATATGAGCTTTGGCACCGCTGAAGAAATTGCGCTATTAAAGTCTGCACAAACCACAGTACAACAAGGTTTTCAGTTTTTTAAAGTGATTGATGATCCAAGTAATCGCACGCAGCAACCACCGCGCGAAGCTGTGGTCTATCCTGCACCGAGATATCATTCCTATGGGTATTATCGTCGTGGTGCTTTTGCTTGGCCTGACCCGTTCTATGATGCCCCATATAGTGTGACAGTTGACCCCGCTCAAGTTGCGTACACCATTCAATGTTATAAAGAGAAACAAGCACCAAGTGATGCATTCGATGCACGATTGATCTTACAATCCTTAGGTCAAAAATATGGTTTAGGTCCAACGGGTGAAGTTCTCCAACCGCAAACTACAACCCCTGCTCAATAG
- a CDS encoding SCP-2 sterol transfer family protein, which produces MKLSSIPVLKLPLVDVSTDPLDLLVAALALRMKQLARTSPKFIELVHERQFRIQIGTDLGLARQIIVNNGEIESVSGSDTPADFVLQFADSEQGVKTLVKGDPTAFMTGMQNGTIKMEGDFGLLVWFNQVAKMIPPKLPKPVKEKIKFARAFIKEKTGK; this is translated from the coding sequence ATGAAACTGTCGTCAATTCCTGTCCTTAAACTTCCGTTGGTCGATGTCAGCACAGATCCTCTAGATTTGTTAGTTGCAGCTCTGGCTTTACGTATGAAGCAATTGGCTCGTACGAGTCCTAAATTTATTGAACTCGTACATGAACGTCAGTTCCGTATTCAAATTGGTACAGATCTTGGTTTAGCGCGTCAAATTATTGTCAACAATGGCGAGATTGAAAGCGTATCAGGCAGCGACACGCCTGCAGATTTTGTATTGCAATTTGCAGACAGCGAACAGGGTGTGAAAACCTTAGTCAAAGGTGACCCAACTGCATTTATGACGGGCATGCAAAACGGTACTATTAAAATGGAAGGTGACTTTGGTTTATTGGTGTGGTTTAATCAAGTAGCGAAAATGATTCCGCCAAAATTGCCAAAACCAGTGAAAGAAAAAATTAAATTTGCACGTGCATTTATTAAAGAAAAAACTGGTAAATAA